From the Comamonas odontotermitis genome, one window contains:
- a CDS encoding DUF484 family protein, translated as MTTDNQVPPITEEDIAEFLIQTPDFFERQAQVLAGVQIISPYGNRTVSLQERQAEMLRDKIKGLEHRIMDMMRNGSQNHHTIDRIHHWSCDVVKTRNPVQLPEAIADGLARHFDVPQVAIRLWDVAETYLNEAFAQGISADARSFAGSLSTPYCGPNVGVEPAGWLPDSAQAQSVVLLPLRDGAINGDAPAWGLLVLGSPDPMRFDADMSTDLLERIGEIAASVLSRLR; from the coding sequence ATGACGACCGACAACCAGGTTCCCCCGATCACCGAAGAAGACATTGCGGAATTTCTGATCCAGACGCCTGATTTCTTTGAACGCCAGGCCCAGGTACTGGCGGGCGTGCAGATCATCAGCCCCTATGGAAACCGCACCGTCAGCCTGCAGGAGCGCCAGGCCGAAATGTTGCGCGACAAGATCAAGGGCCTGGAGCACCGCATTATGGACATGATGCGCAATGGCAGCCAGAACCACCACACCATCGATCGCATCCACCACTGGAGCTGCGATGTGGTCAAGACCCGCAACCCGGTGCAGCTGCCCGAGGCCATTGCCGATGGCCTGGCGCGCCATTTTGATGTGCCTCAGGTCGCCATCCGGTTGTGGGACGTGGCCGAGACCTATCTGAACGAAGCTTTTGCCCAGGGCATCAGTGCCGATGCGCGCAGCTTTGCGGGTTCGCTCTCCACCCCTTACTGCGGCCCCAATGTGGGTGTGGAGCCCGCCGGCTGGCTGCCGGACAGTGCCCAGGCGCAATCGGTGGTGCTGCTGCCCTTGCGCGACGGCGCCATTAATGGTGATGCGCCAGCCTGGGGGTTGCTGGTGCTAGGCTCGCCTGACCCGATGCGCTTCGACGCGGACATGAGCACCGATCTGCTCGAACGCATTGGCGAGATTGCAGCCAGCGTGCTGTCGCGCCTGCGCTGA
- the dapF gene encoding diaminopimelate epimerase, which produces MEIRFTKMQGAGNDFVVLDETAGPLGLRADQYRFLADRHFGVGADQILTVRPAPAPEVDFEYIIHNADGGEVEQCGNGARCFARFVYDKGLTGKKAIRVQTKKGVIAPELMPDGRVTVNMGRPRLDPADVPFDTSGLTPVVQHHAKKWSVALDDQAQDATVFAVPVSMGNPHGVLLVDDVDTAPVQAWGPLLESHPRFPQRVNVGFLQVQDAQHVRLRVYERGVGETLACGTGACAAVVAGIEQGLLQSPVDVQTRGGLLTIAWSGDASDPVMMTGPATTVFEGRITIPD; this is translated from the coding sequence ATGGAAATCCGCTTCACCAAGATGCAAGGCGCCGGCAACGACTTTGTCGTGCTGGACGAGACTGCCGGCCCGCTGGGCCTGCGCGCTGACCAGTACCGTTTCCTGGCCGACCGCCACTTCGGCGTGGGGGCGGACCAGATCCTGACCGTGCGCCCCGCGCCCGCGCCGGAGGTTGATTTTGAATACATCATCCACAACGCCGATGGCGGCGAGGTGGAGCAGTGCGGCAACGGTGCGCGCTGTTTTGCCCGTTTTGTGTATGACAAGGGGCTGACCGGCAAGAAAGCCATTCGTGTACAGACAAAAAAGGGCGTGATTGCCCCCGAACTGATGCCCGATGGACGCGTCACCGTCAACATGGGGCGGCCGCGCCTCGATCCTGCCGACGTGCCTTTCGATACCAGCGGCCTGACGCCGGTGGTGCAGCACCATGCAAAGAAATGGTCTGTGGCGCTGGATGATCAAGCGCAGGATGCTACAGTTTTTGCAGTTCCCGTGTCCATGGGCAATCCCCATGGTGTCCTGCTGGTGGATGATGTTGACACGGCACCTGTGCAGGCATGGGGACCGCTGCTGGAGTCGCATCCACGTTTTCCGCAGAGGGTGAACGTAGGGTTCTTGCAAGTGCAGGATGCGCAGCATGTGCGCCTGCGCGTATACGAGCGCGGCGTGGGCGAGACCCTGGCATGCGGCACTGGCGCCTGCGCGGCGGTGGTGGCAGGTATCGAGCAAGGTCTGCTGCAGAGCCCGGTTGATGTACAGACCCGTGGCGGCTTGCTGACGATTGCCTGGAGCGGTGATGCCAGCGACCCGGTCATGATGACCGGTCCGGCGACGACGGTATTTGAAGGGCGCATCACCATTCCGGACTGA